From a single Labrenzia sp. PHM005 genomic region:
- a CDS encoding PrkA family serine protein kinase, whose amino-acid sequence MEIYTRFAEDYRNKSLEELTIQDYLLGCRDNALMRATAAERMMAAIGEPEIVDTSQDQLLGRIFMNRTIKRYKPFEKLYGMEATIERIVGYFRHASQGLEERKQVLYLLGPVGGGKSSIAEILKKLMEQEPIYALKAGDQISPVFESPLGLFDPDQMGDLLSDKYNIPRRLLKGLISPWAAKRLQEFDGDISKFSIVKLYPSRLHQIGVTKTEPGDENNQDVSALVGKLDIRKLEEFSQNDPDAYSYSGALNRTTQGLMEFVEMFKAPIKVLHPLLTATQEGSYVGTENIGALPFQGLVLAHSNESEWHQFKNNKNNEAFLDRISVVKVPYCLRATAEAQIYDKLLHESALAEAPCAPETLPLLARFSVLTRLHEHENSTLYSKLRVYDGEMLKDADPKAKSMQEYRDAAGVDEGMNGISTRFAFKVLSETFNHDTEEISADPVHLMYVLEQAVRREQFDHETESKYLDFLKTELATHYADFIGNEIQKAYLESYTDYGQNLFDRYIAYADAWIEEQDYKDPDTGQIFDREILEKELEKIEKPAGVANPKDFRNEVVKFVLRARAENQGRNPDWRRYEKLRQVIEKRMFGKVEELLPVISFGAKRDKKTDAKHHEFVERMTSHGYTKRQVRRLVEWYMRVNKAG is encoded by the coding sequence ATGGAGATTTATACACGTTTCGCTGAAGACTATAGAAACAAGAGCCTGGAAGAACTGACGATCCAGGACTACCTGCTTGGGTGCAGGGACAATGCTCTGATGCGCGCAACCGCAGCTGAACGAATGATGGCTGCGATTGGTGAGCCGGAAATCGTCGATACCAGCCAGGACCAGCTCCTTGGCCGGATCTTCATGAACCGGACGATCAAACGCTATAAACCCTTTGAAAAACTCTATGGCATGGAAGCGACGATCGAACGGATCGTCGGCTACTTCCGTCATGCCAGCCAAGGCCTGGAAGAACGCAAGCAGGTCCTTTATCTGCTCGGCCCCGTCGGCGGCGGAAAGTCCAGCATCGCTGAAATCCTGAAAAAGCTGATGGAACAAGAACCCATCTATGCTTTGAAGGCCGGAGATCAGATCAGTCCGGTTTTTGAATCCCCTTTAGGACTGTTTGATCCAGACCAGATGGGCGATCTGCTTTCGGACAAATACAATATTCCTCGACGGCTTCTGAAAGGCCTAATTTCGCCATGGGCGGCGAAGCGGCTGCAGGAATTCGATGGCGATATCTCAAAATTTTCGATCGTTAAACTCTATCCCTCTCGTCTACATCAGATAGGTGTCACCAAGACCGAGCCAGGGGATGAGAACAATCAGGATGTCTCGGCGCTTGTCGGCAAGCTGGATATCCGGAAACTTGAGGAATTCAGCCAAAACGATCCGGACGCCTACAGCTACTCAGGTGCGCTCAATCGGACGACACAGGGGCTGATGGAATTTGTCGAGATGTTCAAGGCGCCAATCAAGGTGCTCCATCCATTGCTGACAGCGACCCAAGAAGGGTCCTATGTCGGCACGGAAAACATTGGTGCGTTGCCATTCCAGGGCCTGGTTCTGGCGCATTCAAACGAATCTGAATGGCATCAATTCAAAAACAATAAAAACAACGAGGCGTTCCTTGACCGGATCAGTGTGGTCAAGGTGCCGTATTGCCTCCGCGCAACGGCCGAGGCCCAGATCTACGACAAGCTTTTGCATGAAAGTGCGTTGGCCGAAGCGCCCTGTGCGCCGGAAACTCTGCCGCTGCTTGCAAGGTTCAGTGTTTTAACCCGGCTTCACGAGCACGAGAATTCGACTCTTTATTCTAAGCTCCGGGTCTACGACGGCGAAATGCTGAAAGATGCTGACCCCAAAGCCAAGTCGATGCAGGAATACCGCGATGCTGCCGGTGTCGACGAGGGCATGAACGGGATTTCTACTCGGTTCGCTTTCAAGGTTCTATCCGAAACGTTCAACCACGATACGGAAGAAATCTCGGCTGATCCTGTCCATCTCATGTATGTGCTGGAACAGGCGGTCCGGCGCGAGCAGTTCGATCATGAAACCGAGAGCAAATACCTTGATTTTCTGAAGACCGAACTTGCAACGCATTACGCGGACTTCATCGGCAATGAAATCCAGAAAGCTTATCTGGAATCCTACACAGACTATGGTCAGAACCTGTTTGACCGCTACATCGCCTATGCCGATGCCTGGATTGAGGAGCAAGATTACAAAGATCCTGATACCGGCCAGATTTTTGACCGCGAAATCCTGGAAAAGGAACTGGAAAAAATCGAAAAACCGGCCGGTGTTGCCAATCCAAAAGACTTCCGCAATGAGGTCGTCAAATTTGTCTTGAGGGCCCGGGCGGAGAACCAGGGCCGGAATCCGGACTGGCGGCGCTATGAGAAGCTGCGGCAGGTGATCGAAAAACGGATGTTCGGCAAGGTCGAGGAACTGCTTCCGGTGATCAGCTTTGGTGCCAAACGCGACAAGAAGACGGATGCCAAGCACCACGAATTTGTCGAGCGCATGACCAGCCATGGGTACACAAAACGCCAGGTTCGGCGGCTTGTGGAATGGTACATGCGTGTCAACAAAGCCGGATAA
- a CDS encoding SpoVR family protein has translation MAKRSPKSKSQPLFTEVDWDFDTLNRTYDALEDVALKDLELDFYPNQIEIISSEQMLDAYSSIGMPLMYHHWSFGKHFVGHQHLYRKGARGLAYEIVINSNPCISYCLEENTMALQALVMAHAAFGHNHFFKNNHLFEQWTDAEGILDYLEYARKFIADCEESHGIEDVELILDAAHALMSFGVFRHRRPRQLSLKEAEEQRLERLKASEQNVYYLWNTIPDQDTDQQGDAALAKRKQNMQLPEENILYFLEQYSPVLRSWQREILRIVRNVAQYFYPQKQTKIMNEGCACFVHYHILNTLYEQGRITDGAMLEILHSHTNVVTQPEFDDPRYSWINPYALGFAMMQDIKRICTEPKDEDREWFPDIAGSGDWRGVLKHAWANYRDESFIQQFLSPTVMRHFRMFALADEAKNSFCTVTGIHDTQGYRHLRDVLALNHDMSFLEPDIQIVDADLLGDRCLHLQAVKRNGVELDPASKNKTINHIERLWGYKVELKEVENTV, from the coding sequence ATGGCTAAGCGGTCACCAAAGTCTAAGAGCCAGCCTCTGTTTACCGAGGTTGATTGGGACTTCGACACTTTGAACCGGACCTATGACGCTCTTGAGGACGTCGCTTTGAAGGATCTGGAGCTGGACTTTTATCCAAACCAGATCGAAATCATCTCATCCGAACAGATGCTGGATGCCTATTCCTCCATCGGCATGCCGCTGATGTATCACCACTGGTCTTTCGGCAAACACTTTGTCGGGCATCAGCATCTTTACCGCAAAGGCGCGCGCGGCCTCGCTTATGAGATCGTGATCAATTCCAATCCTTGTATCAGCTATTGCCTGGAAGAAAACACCATGGCCTTGCAGGCCTTGGTGATGGCTCATGCAGCCTTTGGCCACAATCATTTCTTCAAGAACAATCATTTATTCGAACAATGGACGGATGCCGAAGGAATTCTCGACTACCTGGAATATGCCCGCAAATTCATCGCCGACTGTGAAGAAAGTCACGGAATTGAAGACGTTGAACTCATTTTGGATGCGGCGCATGCGCTGATGTCCTTTGGCGTGTTCCGGCATCGCCGGCCGCGCCAGCTCTCGTTGAAGGAGGCGGAAGAACAACGTCTTGAGCGGCTCAAGGCCTCCGAGCAGAACGTTTATTATCTTTGGAACACAATCCCGGACCAGGACACGGATCAGCAAGGCGATGCGGCCCTTGCCAAACGCAAACAGAATATGCAGCTGCCGGAAGAAAACATTTTGTATTTCCTGGAGCAGTACAGCCCGGTATTAAGATCCTGGCAGCGGGAAATTCTTCGGATCGTCCGCAATGTGGCGCAGTACTTCTATCCGCAGAAACAGACCAAAATCATGAATGAGGGGTGTGCTTGTTTCGTACATTACCACATCCTCAACACGCTCTATGAACAGGGCCGGATTACAGACGGTGCGATGCTGGAAATCCTGCACAGTCACACCAATGTCGTCACCCAGCCGGAGTTTGATGATCCGCGCTATTCCTGGATCAATCCGTATGCCCTTGGGTTCGCGATGATGCAGGACATCAAACGGATCTGTACCGAGCCGAAGGATGAAGACCGGGAGTGGTTTCCTGATATTGCCGGCAGTGGCGACTGGCGTGGTGTTCTGAAACACGCTTGGGCCAATTACCGGGATGAAAGTTTTATCCAACAGTTCCTGTCGCCGACCGTCATGCGCCACTTCCGCATGTTTGCGCTCGCCGATGAGGCCAAAAACTCGTTTTGCACCGTCACCGGCATTCACGACACCCAAGGCTACCGCCACTTAAGGGATGTGCTGGCGCTCAATCACGACATGTCATTCCTGGAACCGGACATTCAGATTGTCGATGCCGACCTTTTGGGCGACCGCTGCCTGCATTTGCAAGCGGTCAAACGCAATGGCGTCGAGCTCGATCCAGCCAGCAAAAACAAGACCATCAATCACATCGAACGTCTTTGGGGCTACAAGGTTGAGCTGAAAGAGGTCGAGAATACCGTTTGA
- a CDS encoding vitamin B12-dependent ribonucleotide reductase, with product MRIERRYTKEGQSPYASIDFRTATSEIRNPDGSIVFRLEDIQVPAQFSQVASDILAQKYFRKAGVPAKLKPVEENTVPSWLWRQEADEKALAKLPEDERYGSEIDGRQVFDRLAGTWTYWGWKGGYFDTEADAHAFYDELRYMLATQKVAPNSPQWFNTGLHWAYGIDGPSQGHYYVDFQTGKLTKSKTAYEHPQPHACFIQSVGDDLVNDGGIMDLWVREARLFKYGSGTGSNFSHVRAEGEKLSGGGKSSGLMSFLKIGDRAAGAIKSGGTTRRAAKMVVVDADHPDIEEYINWKVKEEQKVAALVTGSKICQKHLSAIMRACVNCEADNGDCFEPSKNPALKREIRAAKKMMVPENYIQRVIQFAKQGFTKIEFPTYNTDWDSEAYLTVAGQNSNNSVRVTDGFLNAVVEDSEWDLTGRKTNTVLKTVKAKELWEQIGYAAWASADPGLQYHTTINDWHTCLADGEIRASNPCSEYMFLDDTACNLASLNLMQFRNEDASFAIDNFEHATRLWTIVLEISVLMAQFPSKEIAELSYKFRTLGLGYANIGGLLMTSGISYDSDEGRAICGAITAVMTGVSYATSAEMAGELGSFPGYKKNAKHMLRVIRNHRLAAHGETGGYEGLNTNPVPLDHASCPEPILIDRAKKAWDRALELGEKNGYRNAQSTVIAPTGTIGLVMDCDTTGIEPDFALVKFKKLAGGGYFKIINRAVPEALAKLGYKESEIAEIEAYAVGHGSIDQAPGINPSALKTKGFTDESLTKLKDGMKSAFDIKFVFNRWTLGDEQMTALGVSDEQLEDGEFDLLGHLGFSKSDIEAANTHVCGAMTLEGAPFLKEEHYPVFDCANPCGRIGKRFLSVESHIRMMAAAQPFISGAISKTINMPNDATVEDCKEAYMLSWKLALKANALYRDGSKLSQPLNSQLLADDDDDAEDAAEEVAALPQAAKAEVVAERIVERIVERVVREQEKLPTRRKGYTQKAKIGGHTVFLRTGEYDDGRLGEIFLDMNKEGSALRAFINNFAISVSLGLQYGVPLEEYVDAFTFTKFEPAGMVQGNDAIKNATSILDYVFRELAVSYLGRHELAHVPPEVFSGDKVSAGTMKDKKDTGMVSHGLVRGQTERFRLVSDEPSGEITQTVTAELGGSPAAQTSAVATAFARGSEAAVAVEVAPAPQVSTPAQQIAQARMKGYEGESCAECGNFTMVRNGTCLKCDTCGSTSGCS from the coding sequence ATGCGGATCGAGCGGCGCTATACCAAGGAAGGCCAATCGCCTTACGCCAGCATAGACTTCCGGACAGCAACCAGTGAAATCCGCAATCCGGATGGATCGATTGTTTTCCGCCTGGAGGACATTCAGGTTCCGGCGCAATTCTCTCAGGTCGCTTCCGACATCCTGGCCCAAAAATATTTCCGCAAGGCCGGCGTTCCCGCCAAATTGAAGCCGGTGGAAGAAAACACCGTACCGTCCTGGCTGTGGCGCCAGGAAGCCGATGAAAAAGCCCTCGCCAAACTCCCGGAAGACGAGCGTTACGGATCGGAAATCGACGGCCGTCAGGTGTTCGATCGCCTGGCCGGCACCTGGACCTACTGGGGCTGGAAAGGCGGCTACTTCGACACCGAGGCCGACGCCCACGCCTTTTACGACGAGCTGCGCTACATGCTCGCAACCCAGAAAGTCGCGCCGAACTCCCCGCAATGGTTCAACACCGGCCTGCACTGGGCCTATGGCATCGATGGCCCGAGCCAGGGTCACTATTATGTCGATTTCCAGACTGGCAAGCTGACCAAGTCCAAGACCGCCTACGAGCATCCGCAGCCGCACGCCTGCTTCATTCAGTCTGTTGGCGATGATCTCGTCAACGACGGCGGCATCATGGATCTGTGGGTCCGCGAAGCCCGCCTGTTCAAATATGGCTCCGGAACCGGATCCAACTTCTCTCATGTCCGTGCTGAAGGCGAAAAACTCTCCGGCGGCGGTAAGTCTTCCGGCCTGATGAGCTTCCTGAAGATCGGCGACCGGGCAGCCGGCGCGATCAAGTCCGGCGGCACCACTCGCCGTGCGGCCAAAATGGTTGTGGTTGATGCCGACCATCCGGATATCGAGGAATACATCAACTGGAAGGTCAAGGAAGAGCAGAAAGTGGCGGCCCTCGTCACCGGCTCCAAGATCTGTCAGAAGCACCTCTCCGCGATCATGCGCGCTTGTGTCAACTGCGAGGCAGACAACGGCGATTGCTTCGAGCCGTCCAAGAACCCGGCCCTGAAGCGTGAAATCCGCGCTGCCAAAAAGATGATGGTGCCGGAGAACTACATCCAGCGCGTCATCCAGTTCGCCAAGCAAGGCTTCACCAAGATCGAATTCCCAACCTACAACACGGACTGGGATTCTGAAGCTTACTTGACCGTTGCAGGCCAAAACTCCAACAACTCTGTGCGCGTCACCGACGGCTTCCTGAACGCAGTTGTTGAAGACAGCGAGTGGGACCTGACTGGCCGCAAGACCAACACCGTCTTGAAAACCGTCAAAGCCAAAGAGCTTTGGGAACAGATTGGTTACGCCGCTTGGGCCTCTGCCGATCCGGGCCTGCAGTACCACACAACCATCAACGACTGGCACACGTGCCTTGCTGACGGCGAAATCCGCGCCTCCAACCCGTGCTCGGAGTACATGTTCCTGGACGACACCGCCTGTAACCTGGCGTCCTTGAACCTGATGCAGTTCCGCAATGAAGATGCATCCTTTGCCATCGACAACTTCGAACACGCCACACGCCTGTGGACCATCGTTTTGGAAATCTCGGTCTTGATGGCGCAGTTCCCGTCCAAGGAAATTGCAGAACTTTCCTACAAGTTCCGCACCCTTGGCCTTGGCTACGCCAATATCGGCGGTCTGCTGATGACCTCCGGCATTTCATATGACAGCGACGAAGGCCGCGCGATCTGCGGTGCGATCACCGCTGTCATGACCGGTGTGTCTTATGCAACCTCTGCAGAGATGGCTGGCGAACTCGGCTCTTTCCCTGGGTATAAGAAAAACGCCAAGCATATGCTGCGCGTCATCCGCAACCACCGGCTGGCCGCTCACGGCGAAACAGGCGGCTATGAAGGGCTGAACACCAACCCGGTACCGCTTGACCATGCCTCTTGCCCGGAACCGATCCTGATCGACCGCGCCAAGAAAGCCTGGGACCGGGCGCTCGAACTCGGAGAAAAGAACGGCTACCGCAACGCCCAGTCCACCGTCATTGCGCCGACCGGTACAATCGGCCTCGTCATGGACTGTGACACCACAGGCATTGAGCCGGACTTTGCTCTTGTTAAGTTCAAGAAGCTTGCCGGCGGCGGTTACTTCAAGATCATCAACCGCGCGGTTCCTGAAGCGCTTGCCAAGCTGGGCTACAAGGAAAGCGAGATCGCCGAGATCGAAGCCTATGCGGTTGGCCATGGTTCCATCGATCAGGCACCGGGTATCAATCCGTCAGCGCTGAAGACAAAGGGCTTCACCGACGAGAGCCTGACCAAGCTGAAGGACGGCATGAAGTCGGCCTTCGACATCAAGTTCGTCTTCAACCGCTGGACGCTTGGCGACGAGCAGATGACAGCTCTCGGCGTTTCCGACGAACAGCTGGAAGACGGTGAGTTTGATCTTCTCGGCCACCTCGGCTTCAGCAAATCGGATATTGAAGCGGCCAACACCCACGTCTGCGGTGCCATGACTCTGGAAGGCGCGCCTTTCCTCAAGGAAGAGCATTATCCGGTGTTTGACTGCGCCAACCCCTGCGGCCGTATCGGCAAGCGCTTCTTGAGCGTCGAAAGCCACATCCGCATGATGGCCGCAGCCCAGCCGTTCATCTCAGGCGCGATCTCCAAGACGATCAACATGCCGAACGATGCGACCGTTGAGGACTGTAAAGAAGCTTACATGCTCTCCTGGAAGCTGGCGCTGAAGGCCAACGCGCTCTATCGCGACGGCTCCAAGCTCAGCCAGCCTCTGAACTCCCAGCTTCTCGCCGATGATGACGATGATGCGGAAGATGCAGCCGAAGAAGTGGCAGCCCTGCCGCAGGCCGCCAAGGCCGAGGTTGTGGCCGAGCGCATTGTCGAGCGGATCGTCGAACGGGTTGTGCGTGAACAGGAAAAACTGCCGACACGCCGTAAGGGTTACACCCAGAAGGCCAAGATCGGCGGGCACACTGTGTTCTTGCGCACTGGTGAATATGATGACGGCCGCCTTGGCGAGATCTTCCTCGACATGAACAAGGAAGGGTCGGCGCTGCGTGCCTTCATCAACAACTTCGCCATCTCCGTCTCCCTTGGCCTCCAGTACGGTGTGCCGCTGGAAGAATATGTCGACGCTTTCACCTTCACCAAGTTCGAGCCGGCTGGCATGGTCCAAGGCAACGACGCGATCAAGAACGCAACATCGATCCTCGACTATGTGTTCCGGGAGCTCGCGGTCTCCTACCTCGGCCGTCACGAACTTGCGCACGTTCCGCCGGAAGTCTTCAGCGGTGACAAAGTGTCTGCTGGCACCATGAAGGACAAGAAGGACACGGGCATGGTGTCCCACGGCTTGGTCCGTGGCCAGACAGAGCGCTTCCGCCTGGTGTCGGACGAACCGTCCGGAGAGATCACCCAGACTGTAACCGCTGAACTTGGCGGCTCTCCGGCAGCTCAAACGTCGGCTGTTGCGACAGCCTTTGCCCGCGGCAGCGAAGCAGCTGTTGCTGTTGAAGTTGCCCCTGCTCCGCAAGTCAGCACGCCCGCTCAGCAAATCGCCCAAGCCCGCATGAAAGGCTATGAAGGCGAAAGTTGCGCCGAATGCGGCAATTTCACCATGGTGCGCAACGGCACCTGCCTGAAATGCGACACCTGCGGTTCCACCTCCGGCTGCTCCTAA
- a CDS encoding YeaH/YhbH family protein → MTHFIDRRLNPKDKSLSNRRRFLKRVRSQIKKAVKDAVRERGIADVDRGKNVSVPTDGISEPSFRNGTGTGRHERIYTGNKTFQSGDRIKKPPSGDGGAGGKQGSADGEGEDEFLFALSREEFLDFFFDDLELPDLIKHSLKEITKTKPQRAGFSVSGSPANINIGRTMRNAYGRRIGLKRPKTKDLKALEEKIAVLEDVAVPTEKQQSELADLHAQHAKAVRRRRLISYIDPLDVRYNYFVQQPQPNTNAVMFCLMDVSASMGEREKDLAKRFFMLLHLFLNKRYDKTEIVFIRHTHDASEVDEETFFYSRQTGGTVVSTALVKMQEVIADRYPPSEWNIYAAQASDGENYSGDSLKCAKLLSEDIMHMCQYFAYVEIVEENEAQLIRSELSGMELWDSYRLVAQSWPNFAQKRVATATDIYPVFRELFARDDAGKQHG, encoded by the coding sequence ATGACGCATTTTATCGACCGCCGGCTGAACCCGAAAGACAAGAGCCTCAGCAACCGCCGCAGGTTTTTGAAGCGGGTGCGATCGCAGATCAAAAAAGCGGTTAAAGACGCCGTCAGAGAGCGTGGCATTGCCGATGTCGACCGTGGCAAGAACGTTAGCGTGCCCACGGACGGCATTTCCGAGCCGAGCTTCCGCAATGGGACAGGCACCGGGCGCCATGAGCGCATTTATACCGGCAACAAAACGTTCCAATCCGGAGACCGGATCAAGAAGCCGCCGAGCGGCGACGGCGGCGCTGGCGGCAAACAGGGCTCGGCGGACGGGGAAGGGGAAGATGAGTTTCTCTTTGCCCTGTCGCGGGAGGAATTCCTCGATTTCTTCTTCGATGACTTGGAACTGCCCGATCTGATCAAACACAGTTTGAAGGAGATCACAAAAACCAAGCCGCAACGTGCGGGGTTCTCGGTTTCCGGATCCCCGGCCAATATCAACATCGGCCGGACGATGCGTAATGCGTATGGCCGCAGGATCGGACTTAAGCGCCCGAAAACGAAGGACCTGAAAGCGCTTGAGGAAAAGATCGCGGTTCTTGAAGATGTCGCTGTTCCGACAGAGAAACAGCAGTCCGAGCTGGCAGACTTGCACGCGCAACACGCCAAGGCTGTGCGCCGGCGGCGGCTGATCTCCTACATCGATCCTTTGGACGTGCGCTACAACTACTTCGTCCAGCAGCCGCAACCCAACACCAATGCGGTCATGTTCTGCCTAATGGACGTCTCAGCATCGATGGGCGAGCGGGAGAAGGATCTCGCGAAGCGGTTCTTCATGCTGCTGCACCTGTTCTTGAACAAGCGCTACGACAAAACAGAGATTGTTTTTATCCGTCATACGCACGATGCGTCTGAAGTTGACGAAGAAACCTTCTTCTATTCTCGACAGACCGGCGGAACCGTTGTCAGTACGGCCTTGGTCAAAATGCAAGAAGTTATAGCCGACCGGTATCCGCCGTCGGAGTGGAACATCTATGCAGCTCAGGCATCTGACGGCGAAAACTACAGCGGTGACTCGTTGAAATGCGCCAAGCTCCTCAGCGAAGACATCATGCACATGTGCCAGTACTTTGCTTATGTTGAAATCGTTGAAGAAAACGAAGCCCAGCTGATCCGCAGCGAACTTAGCGGCATGGAACTTTGGGATTCCTATCGCCTTGTGGCGCAAAGCTGGCCGAATTTCGCCCAAAAACGTGTCGCGACAGCCACGGACATCTATCCGGTGTTCCGCGAGTTGTTTGCACGGGATGATGCGGGGAAACAGCATGGCTAA
- a CDS encoding PleD family two-component system response regulator produces the protein MKHHAAFGLAMDDIDVVVVEDSKPMQTILRSTLLSFKVARVRTFDSVDDALEASLAEPPNLIITDWRMAPTTGYQLLRLVRHKHMEPLCFVPILFITAHGTRPLVDKALRAGAHHVLVKPLSPSTLYKRIEWVLNDDRPMVLEHSGFYNIFGIQKMMDEQAEKMKSLANARINHQTAVKKRAEVEDVVEEAFEKKPAPVPAAPGGFARRAEGAKKRHSAASRHIRNA, from the coding sequence ATGAAACATCATGCTGCCTTTGGCTTGGCAATGGATGATATCGACGTTGTTGTTGTTGAAGACAGCAAGCCGATGCAGACGATTCTCAGGTCTACGTTGCTGAGCTTCAAGGTTGCGCGGGTGCGTACATTCGATTCGGTCGATGATGCGCTGGAGGCCAGCCTGGCTGAGCCACCGAATCTGATCATCACCGATTGGCGGATGGCTCCCACGACAGGGTACCAGCTGCTGCGGCTTGTGCGCCACAAGCACATGGAGCCCCTGTGTTTTGTTCCGATTCTCTTCATTACAGCCCATGGCACCCGGCCGCTGGTGGATAAAGCGCTTAGGGCAGGGGCTCATCATGTGCTGGTCAAGCCGTTGTCGCCGTCGACTCTCTATAAGCGAATCGAATGGGTTCTGAATGACGACCGCCCGATGGTTCTGGAACATTCCGGCTTCTATAATATCTTCGGCATTCAAAAAATGATGGATGAGCAGGCGGAGAAGATGAAGTCGCTTGCCAACGCCCGGATCAATCATCAGACAGCAGTGAAAAAACGGGCAGAAGTCGAGGATGTCGTGGAAGAAGCATTCGAGAAGAAACCTGCGCCAGTTCCGGCCGCGCCAGGTGGATTTGCCCGCCGGGCGGAAGGGGCCAAAAAACGGCACTCAGCCGCGTCACGCCATATCCGCAACGCCTGA
- a CDS encoding ABC transporter substrate-binding protein, translating to MKTIVVVCLITVASQIFGLETAQTDTAFPKLNLLTEDWKPYHYVEDGTVKGQTVDLLLNILKKVGSKQGRKDIVVLPWARAFRESQTRPNTVLFSTGRTLEREKLFKWVGPIVEFDSYFIGKKERNFKIEQSEDLHQYKVGVVIDGASAAFAKRHGIPDANITFNTQGLFNVRMLAADRIDFIPIQWKNFERLANEVGVNPSEYEPVFLANTVSLNFAFNIDTPNWVVERFQTALDDLLVLRDQEKQFEKSTREVN from the coding sequence TTGAAAACAATCGTAGTCGTCTGCTTAATTACGGTCGCCTCTCAGATTTTTGGTCTGGAGACCGCTCAGACGGACACCGCTTTCCCAAAACTCAATCTTCTGACAGAGGACTGGAAGCCCTACCACTATGTCGAAGACGGTACTGTAAAGGGGCAAACAGTCGATCTTTTGCTGAATATATTGAAGAAAGTCGGATCAAAGCAGGGGCGCAAAGATATCGTGGTTCTCCCTTGGGCCCGGGCCTTCAGAGAATCTCAAACCAGACCGAACACCGTGCTTTTCTCGACCGGCCGCACGCTCGAAAGGGAGAAGCTTTTTAAGTGGGTGGGGCCAATCGTTGAGTTTGACTCTTATTTTATCGGCAAAAAGGAGAGGAACTTCAAAATTGAACAGTCTGAAGACCTCCATCAATACAAGGTCGGTGTTGTGATTGATGGTGCAAGCGCTGCCTTTGCCAAGCGACATGGCATTCCAGACGCAAACATCACCTTTAACACTCAAGGTCTCTTCAATGTCAGAATGCTGGCAGCTGACCGGATTGATTTCATACCAATCCAATGGAAGAATTTTGAACGGCTTGCAAACGAAGTAGGCGTAAATCCTTCCGAATATGAGCCGGTGTTTCTTGCAAATACCGTTAGTTTGAACTTCGCATTTAACATCGACACGCCCAATTGGGTCGTTGAACGGTTCCAGACAGCTCTTGATGACTTACTTGTTTTAAGGGATCAGGAAAAACAGTTCGAAAAATCCACTCGCGAAGTTAACTAG